One segment of Agrococcus sp. ProA11 DNA contains the following:
- a CDS encoding VanZ family protein has product MASTAASGARLRFAWIAFAIAMLVQLAVLYAPSTPDGTPQVPGLDKVVHATIFLLPALFGVLAGIRPLRLAVVLVAHAVASELVQHVLLPERSGDAWDAVADVAGVGIGLAVGVVVVRWARSGVRRGRGSVS; this is encoded by the coding sequence ATGGCATCGACAGCGGCATCCGGGGCGCGGCTGAGGTTCGCCTGGATCGCCTTCGCGATCGCGATGCTCGTGCAGCTCGCGGTGCTCTACGCGCCCTCGACGCCCGACGGCACCCCGCAGGTGCCCGGGCTCGACAAGGTCGTGCACGCGACGATCTTCCTGCTCCCCGCGCTGTTCGGCGTGCTGGCGGGCATCCGGCCGCTGCGGCTCGCGGTGGTGCTCGTCGCGCACGCCGTCGCCTCCGAGCTCGTGCAGCATGTGCTGCTGCCGGAGCGCTCGGGGGATGCGTGGGATGCGGTGGCCGACGTCGCCGGGGTTGGGATCGGGCTCGCCGTCGGTGTGGTGGTCGTCAGGTGGGCGCGGTCGGGGGTGCGGAGGGGGCGCGGTTCGGTCTCGTGA
- a CDS encoding alcohol dehydrogenase catalytic domain-containing protein: protein MKAARFYGKEDIRIEEVDEPQTRPGAVKIAPAFNGICGSDLHLYHDGPIPPAPSADTPHPLSGETLPVVLGHEFSGVVEEVGEGVEAIAVGDAVVVEPLMVDDACPACKAGKYNLCKQMGFIGISGGGGGLSEHIVVDERWVHSVGDLPLDQAALIEPLAVAVHSVKHAGVEAGQIAVVGGAGPIGLLIAAVLKAKGLTVIVSEMSAARREKASETGVADVVVDPASEDLIAVVEQHTDGAGAAVAFDAAGVSVVVHQLLEVLAAGGRLEVVALHGKPVELNITAELTMQDRVLGSSIGYAHDHADAIELARSGQVDLAPFITGRILVDDLIEQGFERLTTSKDEVKILVSMQ from the coding sequence ATGAAAGCAGCACGGTTCTACGGCAAGGAAGACATTCGCATCGAGGAGGTCGACGAGCCTCAGACGCGTCCTGGCGCGGTGAAGATCGCGCCGGCATTCAACGGCATCTGTGGCAGCGATCTGCATCTGTACCACGACGGTCCCATCCCGCCGGCTCCGTCGGCCGACACCCCGCATCCGCTTTCGGGCGAGACCCTGCCGGTCGTGCTCGGCCACGAGTTCTCCGGCGTCGTGGAAGAGGTCGGCGAAGGCGTCGAGGCCATCGCCGTGGGTGACGCCGTCGTGGTCGAGCCGCTCATGGTCGATGACGCCTGCCCGGCGTGCAAGGCCGGCAAGTACAACCTGTGCAAGCAGATGGGCTTCATCGGCATTTCGGGCGGCGGCGGCGGCCTGAGCGAGCACATCGTTGTGGATGAGCGGTGGGTGCACTCGGTCGGCGATCTACCACTCGATCAGGCTGCGCTCATCGAGCCGCTGGCCGTCGCGGTGCACTCGGTCAAGCATGCGGGTGTCGAGGCCGGCCAGATTGCTGTGGTGGGCGGAGCCGGGCCGATCGGCCTGCTGATCGCCGCGGTGCTCAAGGCGAAGGGCCTCACAGTCATCGTGAGCGAGATGTCGGCGGCTCGCCGCGAGAAGGCGTCCGAGACCGGTGTGGCAGACGTCGTGGTCGATCCCGCGAGCGAGGATCTGATCGCGGTGGTCGAGCAGCACACCGACGGCGCGGGTGCCGCAGTCGCATTCGACGCCGCCGGCGTCAGTGTGGTCGTCCATCAACTGCTCGAGGTGCTGGCAGCCGGCGGTCGTCTCGAGGTCGTCGCGCTGCACGGCAAGCCGGTAGAGCTCAATATCACCGCAGAGCTCACCATGCAGGATCGGGTGCTCGGCTCGTCGATCGGCTACGCGCATGACCACGCGGATGCGATCGAGCTCGCCCGCAGCGGCCAGGTCGACCTGGCGCCATTCATCACCGGACGGATCCTCGTCGACGACCTCATCGAGCAGGGGTTCGAGCGCCTCACGACGAGCAAGGACGAGGTGAAGATCCTCGTGTCGATGCAGTAG
- a CDS encoding NAD(P)H-quinone oxidoreductase, which produces MKAMQFEVDGPMEWVEVPDPVAAPGEVLVQVAATAVNRADLLQRAGGYPPPAGESEILGLECSGTIVALGEGVTDWAVGDEVCALLAGGGYAELVAVPATQLLPVPEGVTLIEAAALPESVCTVWTALRELPAPEPGDLALVHGGSGGVGTVAIQMLVAAGWRVATTASARHHELCRDLGAEIVVDYRSEDFVAAVHGATDGRGAGAILDVIGGSYLARNLAALALDGTLTVIAVQGGTKAEVDLRTLMRSRATLRAMTLRARPRTGRGSKQHVIAQVRDHIWPAIAAGTVRPVIGATLALEEAGRAHDLMGSPEAPGGKLLLVR; this is translated from the coding sequence ATGAAGGCGATGCAGTTCGAGGTCGATGGACCGATGGAGTGGGTGGAGGTGCCGGACCCGGTGGCCGCGCCCGGCGAGGTGCTGGTGCAGGTCGCGGCGACGGCCGTGAATCGCGCCGATCTGCTGCAGCGCGCGGGCGGCTATCCGCCGCCGGCGGGGGAGTCGGAGATCCTCGGGCTCGAGTGCTCCGGCACGATCGTCGCGCTCGGTGAGGGCGTCACCGACTGGGCGGTGGGCGATGAGGTGTGCGCGCTGCTCGCGGGCGGCGGCTACGCCGAGCTGGTGGCCGTGCCGGCGACGCAGCTGCTGCCGGTGCCGGAGGGCGTGACCCTGATCGAGGCCGCCGCGCTGCCGGAATCCGTCTGCACCGTGTGGACGGCGCTGCGCGAGCTGCCCGCACCCGAGCCGGGCGACCTCGCGCTCGTGCACGGCGGCAGCGGTGGGGTGGGCACCGTGGCGATCCAGATGCTGGTCGCTGCGGGCTGGCGGGTCGCGACCACCGCGAGCGCTCGCCACCACGAGCTCTGCCGCGACCTCGGGGCCGAGATCGTCGTCGACTATCGCAGCGAGGACTTCGTGGCGGCGGTGCACGGCGCGACCGACGGCCGAGGCGCTGGCGCGATCCTCGACGTGATCGGCGGCAGCTACCTCGCGCGCAACCTGGCCGCGCTCGCCCTCGACGGCACGCTCACCGTCATCGCGGTGCAGGGCGGCACCAAGGCCGAGGTGGATCTGCGCACCCTCATGCGCAGCCGCGCCACGCTTCGCGCGATGACGCTGCGCGCCCGGCCGCGCACCGGCCGCGGCTCGAAGCAGCACGTGATCGCACAGGTGCGCGACCACATCTGGCCGGCGATCGCGGCAGGCACCGTGCGGCCTGTGATCGGCGCGACACTCGCGCTCGAGGAAGCCGGTCGCGCGCACGACCTGATGGGCTCGCCGGAGGCGCCGGGAGGCAAGCTGCTGCTCGTGCGCTGA
- a CDS encoding MFS transporter: MTRDRRERGLVAALFVSGFATFSQLFDAQAILPSLARDLDISSATAALAVSATTTGIAVSVLAWAWLSDRIGRTAVMRISLVATTAAALLAPLAPTLEVLLVMRGLTGIALGGIQAVAMALLVEVLPRHRVPAAAAVYITGNTIGGVTGRVIAGPLSELLHWRVGLIAVAAIGLVACVLFFVLLPRGIEERIARPTSFRASLADVGHHLSRWRTTSIYLQGFLVMGSFTAVYNYLGFHLTGAHFSIPAAIASLFFLVYFVGALAARVAGRLASVVPPWSVVTFGGLSVAIAALPMLGQSFWVLLVGITLLTIGTFMAHPMSSTLSGMEADRGRAQSTALYQLSWLTGAALWGWFGGVLYDRFGWVGVVGMSTVLALGAVGVAASRAWVTRMGLTGEGSTA, encoded by the coding sequence GGGGCTCGTCGCAGCGCTGTTCGTCTCCGGCTTCGCGACCTTCTCGCAGCTGTTCGACGCGCAGGCGATCCTTCCGAGCCTCGCGCGCGATCTCGACATCTCCAGCGCGACCGCGGCCCTCGCGGTCTCGGCCACCACGACCGGCATCGCCGTCTCGGTGCTTGCGTGGGCATGGCTGTCGGATCGCATCGGCAGGACGGCCGTCATGCGCATCAGCCTGGTCGCGACGACGGCCGCCGCACTCCTGGCGCCCCTCGCGCCGACGCTGGAGGTGCTGCTCGTGATGCGAGGGCTCACGGGCATCGCGCTCGGGGGCATCCAGGCGGTGGCGATGGCGCTGCTGGTCGAGGTGCTGCCGCGCCACCGCGTGCCTGCCGCGGCCGCGGTCTACATCACCGGCAACACCATCGGCGGCGTCACCGGCCGCGTCATCGCAGGGCCGCTCAGCGAGCTGCTGCACTGGCGCGTCGGGCTGATCGCCGTCGCGGCCATCGGGCTGGTCGCGTGCGTGCTGTTCTTCGTGCTGCTGCCGCGCGGCATCGAGGAGCGCATCGCGCGACCCACGAGCTTCCGCGCATCGCTGGCGGATGTCGGCCACCACCTCTCGCGCTGGCGGACGACCTCGATCTACCTGCAGGGCTTCCTGGTGATGGGCTCGTTCACCGCGGTCTACAACTACCTCGGCTTCCACCTCACCGGTGCGCACTTCTCCATCCCGGCGGCGATCGCGAGCCTGTTCTTCCTCGTCTACTTCGTCGGCGCGCTCGCCGCACGAGTGGCCGGGCGGCTCGCGAGCGTCGTGCCGCCATGGTCGGTCGTCACCTTCGGCGGCCTGAGCGTGGCGATCGCGGCGCTGCCGATGCTCGGGCAGAGCTTCTGGGTGCTGCTCGTCGGCATCACGCTGCTGACCATCGGCACGTTCATGGCGCATCCGATGTCGAGCACCCTCTCTGGCATGGAGGCCGACCGGGGCCGCGCGCAGTCGACGGCGCTCTACCAGCTGAGCTGGCTGACGGGGGCTGCGCTGTGGGGATGGTTCGGCGGCGTGCTCTACGACCGGTTCGGCTGGGTCGGGGTCGTGGGGATGTCCACGGTGCTCGCGCTCGGGGCTGTGGGTGTGGCGGCGAGCAGAGCGTGGGTGACGAGAATGGGTTTGACCGGAGAAGGGAGCACGGCATGA
- a CDS encoding SRPBCC family protein — protein MDVLRQLGAVSRGVRTEEIDGQASTVQTLEQVYPSSLADVWDAVTRAERIARWFMPVSGDLRLGGSYQLEGNAGGRVLECTPPADDAASYRVTWEFGGGVTWLTIRLAAEGQGTRLELEHVARDADLPVEMAEMFGPGATGVGWDGGLLGLSRHLSGSGETGMDAETLNAWAASEEGRSFYRGAADAWARAAIGNGVAATKAQAQADATFGFYTGETGAGASD, from the coding sequence ATGGATGTGCTGAGACAGTTGGGCGCGGTGTCGCGCGGCGTGCGCACAGAGGAGATCGACGGTCAGGCCTCGACCGTGCAGACGCTCGAACAGGTCTATCCCTCATCGCTCGCCGATGTGTGGGACGCGGTGACGCGCGCCGAGCGGATCGCGCGCTGGTTCATGCCCGTGAGCGGAGACCTGCGCCTGGGCGGCAGCTACCAGCTCGAGGGCAACGCCGGCGGCAGGGTGCTCGAGTGCACGCCTCCTGCGGACGATGCCGCGAGCTACCGCGTCACGTGGGAGTTCGGCGGCGGCGTCACCTGGCTGACGATTCGGCTCGCGGCCGAGGGCCAGGGCACGAGGCTCGAGCTCGAACACGTCGCGCGCGACGCGGACCTCCCGGTCGAGATGGCAGAGATGTTCGGTCCCGGTGCCACCGGCGTGGGTTGGGACGGCGGCCTGCTCGGACTCTCCCGGCACCTGTCGGGCAGCGGCGAGACGGGCATGGACGCGGAGACCCTGAACGCCTGGGCAGCCTCGGAGGAGGGTCGGTCGTTCTACCGTGGAGCAGCGGATGCATGGGCGCGCGCCGCGATCGGCAACGGGGTCGCCGCCACGAAGGCGCAGGCCCAGGCAGACGCGACCTTCGGCTTCTACACCGGGGAGACGGGCGCCGGCGCTTCCGACTGA
- a CDS encoding metalloregulator ArsR/SmtB family transcription factor: MHALDVLGDPVRRRILELLSDGEASAGAIATVIGEEFGISQPAVSQHLRILREQGFATVRPEGQRRLYAVDASGPSEAREWLSAFDGFWMPKLAALDTELARGRRLRRRQADGSAAIEAARRRQTAARGARVDDETAGDAPADTTAEQE; encoded by the coding sequence ATGCACGCCCTCGACGTTCTCGGCGATCCGGTGCGGCGGCGCATCCTCGAGCTGCTCAGCGACGGGGAGGCGAGCGCAGGCGCGATCGCGACGGTGATCGGCGAGGAGTTCGGCATCAGCCAGCCCGCGGTGAGCCAGCACCTGCGCATCCTGCGCGAGCAGGGCTTCGCGACGGTGCGGCCGGAGGGCCAGCGGCGGCTCTACGCCGTCGACGCGAGCGGCCCGAGCGAGGCGCGGGAGTGGCTGAGCGCCTTCGACGGCTTCTGGATGCCGAAACTGGCCGCCCTCGACACCGAACTCGCGCGTGGCCGTCGCCTGCGTCGCCGTCAAGCAGACGGCAGCGCGGCGATCGAGGCCGCGAGGCGCAGACAGACCGCTGCGCGGGGCGCCCGCGTGGACGACGAGACCGCGGGTGATGCGCCTGCGGACACAACAGCAGAGCAGGAGTGA
- a CDS encoding winged helix-turn-helix domain-containing protein, which yields MTEERDMHGTEVFEDERGRGLRTGDPAMLRALAHPLRIDILATLDELGEATATQIAERVGESPSNCSFHLRTLAKAGFIERGEAKGTSKPWKSVYQSRDLSPEAGNPESMRTSATIGALYVQHEANRVVDFLTRHGLSDEDWLPGTTVNSAAFWATKEELAELAAEIEHLADRFRGRKDPAKRPAGSRKAHLFVTLNPDFDLPATGEEPAEG from the coding sequence GTGACTGAGGAGCGGGACATGCACGGCACGGAGGTGTTCGAGGACGAACGCGGTCGCGGGCTTCGCACCGGCGACCCGGCGATGCTCCGAGCGCTCGCGCATCCGCTCCGGATCGACATCCTCGCCACGCTCGACGAGCTCGGCGAGGCCACGGCCACCCAGATCGCCGAGAGGGTCGGCGAGAGCCCCTCCAACTGCTCCTTCCACCTGCGCACACTCGCGAAGGCAGGCTTCATCGAGCGCGGCGAGGCCAAGGGGACGTCGAAGCCGTGGAAGTCGGTCTACCAGAGCCGCGATCTGAGCCCCGAGGCTGGAAACCCCGAGTCGATGCGCACCTCCGCCACCATCGGCGCCCTCTACGTGCAGCACGAGGCCAACCGGGTCGTCGACTTCCTGACCCGGCACGGGCTCAGCGACGAGGATTGGCTGCCGGGCACCACGGTGAACTCCGCTGCGTTCTGGGCGACGAAGGAGGAGCTCGCCGAGCTCGCCGCCGAGATCGAGCACCTCGCCGACCGCTTCCGCGGCCGCAAGGACCCCGCGAAGCGTCCGGCCGGGAGCCGCAAGGCGCACCTGTTCGTGACGCTGAACCCCGACTTCGACCTGCCCGCGACGGGCGAGGAGCCGGCTGAGGGCTGA
- a CDS encoding arginine deiminase-related protein: MSAVAPQSVILIRALRFRPNPATAADNAFQAEPSDGESPETTAAKALAEMDALADALRDAGVKVHVFEDEDHTRPDSVFPNNWLSTHAGGTVAVYPMYASNRRHERRADVLEMLKASYRVQAIVDYSGLEPDGIFLEGTGAMVLDPISRVAYTARSHRADTNVLERFCTDFNYEPMVFDAIDADGVPVYHTNVIATIGTEVALFALEMIPDERRRAEVRERLIVTGRKVVELSERQVREFAGNAVELAGRWPDGRRRTIMAMSARARASLSDAQIAIIEESCEIVAVDIPTVELAGGSVRCMIAGVHLDPRPAQSPELTDAVEAIAEEPETMDGVEAASELPLSAAP, translated from the coding sequence GTGAGCGCCGTTGCACCCCAGTCCGTCATCCTCATCCGCGCGCTGCGGTTCCGCCCCAACCCGGCCACGGCGGCCGACAACGCCTTCCAGGCGGAGCCGAGCGACGGCGAGAGCCCCGAGACGACCGCGGCCAAGGCACTCGCCGAAATGGATGCGCTCGCCGACGCGCTGCGCGATGCGGGCGTCAAGGTGCACGTGTTCGAGGATGAGGACCACACGCGCCCCGATAGCGTCTTCCCCAACAACTGGCTCTCCACGCACGCGGGCGGCACGGTCGCGGTCTACCCGATGTACGCATCCAATCGCCGCCACGAGCGCCGGGCCGACGTGCTCGAGATGCTGAAGGCGAGCTACCGTGTGCAGGCGATCGTCGACTACTCGGGCCTCGAGCCCGACGGCATCTTCCTCGAGGGCACGGGCGCCATGGTGCTCGACCCGATCTCGCGCGTCGCCTACACGGCCCGCAGCCACCGCGCCGACACGAACGTGCTGGAGCGCTTCTGCACCGACTTCAACTACGAGCCGATGGTCTTCGACGCGATCGACGCCGACGGCGTGCCGGTCTATCACACGAACGTCATCGCGACGATCGGCACCGAGGTCGCGCTCTTCGCGCTGGAGATGATCCCGGATGAGCGCCGCCGCGCGGAGGTGCGCGAGCGCCTGATCGTCACCGGGCGCAAGGTGGTCGAGCTGAGCGAGCGGCAGGTGCGTGAGTTCGCCGGCAATGCGGTCGAGCTGGCTGGGCGTTGGCCAGACGGTCGGCGTCGCACGATCATGGCGATGTCGGCGCGCGCGCGGGCGTCACTGTCGGATGCGCAGATCGCGATCATCGAGGAATCCTGCGAGATCGTCGCGGTCGACATCCCGACGGTCGAGCTCGCGGGCGGCTCGGTGCGCTGCATGATCGCGGGCGTGCATCTCGACCCGCGCCCCGCGCAGTCTCCGGAGCTGACCGACGCGGTCGAGGCGATCGCCGAGGAGCCGGAGACCATGGACGGCGTGGAGGCCGCCTCGGAGCTGCCCCTCTCCGCTGCCCCGTAG
- a CDS encoding SseB family protein — protein sequence MSIDQVDNARLRQAIADFATEPIERRMVDVLRAALVGELLLDATRSEFDLREGKPQTGSTIRLSSGVGPDGRRAMLAFTSNAEIARMHPEGTQHQSLAQPAAGVLEMAKKQGAGWLFLDPADKKVALSSKDIDFALRHHRNDRISAAIAATDAGGPRQAVVDALRIDGPILLAGEMQSGEEAEGQPRLRMLGRPNGSRALLVFTSAPEIAARHPQDTVISTTTAKLRAQLRTSSLFSALVVNPAGPSAEVSREEFLGD from the coding sequence ATGAGCATCGATCAGGTTGACAACGCGCGGCTGCGGCAGGCGATCGCGGACTTCGCGACCGAACCGATCGAGCGGAGGATGGTCGACGTGCTGCGCGCCGCGCTGGTCGGCGAGCTGCTGCTCGACGCCACTCGCTCGGAGTTCGACCTGCGCGAGGGCAAGCCGCAGACGGGCTCCACGATTCGTCTCAGCAGTGGCGTCGGACCCGACGGGCGTCGCGCCATGCTCGCGTTCACGAGCAATGCCGAGATCGCCCGCATGCATCCGGAGGGCACGCAGCACCAGTCGCTCGCGCAGCCCGCGGCGGGCGTGCTCGAGATGGCGAAGAAGCAGGGGGCCGGCTGGCTGTTCCTCGACCCTGCCGACAAGAAGGTCGCGCTGTCGTCGAAGGACATCGACTTCGCGCTGCGCCACCACCGCAACGACCGCATCAGCGCCGCCATCGCCGCGACCGACGCCGGTGGCCCGAGGCAGGCGGTCGTCGACGCGCTGCGCATCGATGGGCCGATCCTGCTCGCGGGCGAGATGCAGTCGGGCGAGGAAGCGGAGGGGCAGCCGCGGCTGCGGATGCTTGGTCGGCCCAACGGGTCGCGCGCCCTGCTCGTGTTCACCTCCGCGCCGGAGATCGCCGCGCGGCATCCGCAGGACACCGTGATCTCGACGACGACCGCCAAGCTCCGTGCGCAGCTGCGCACGAGTTCGCTCTTCAGCGCGCTGGTGGTCAACCCGGCGGGGCCCTCGGCAGAGGTCAGCCGCGAGGAGTTCCTGGGCGACTGA